In Labilibaculum sp. DW002, the genomic window CAGTGGAATGATAAAAATGAGCAGGATAAAAAAGATATTGCCATTCAATACATTCAAAAGGAGTTTGCTGCGTACTGCTCAGATGAAGACTTGCTTTTACTTTGTCAGTATGTAATATTTTATGCAGAGAAAAAACCTCTTGCCAATATAAAACCCATAACTACTAACGGCTTATCAAATCTTGATTTTTATCATTTTGGATGGAATATCTGGAAGCATTTTAGAGTAAGCAAACAAGAAGAAGTATCTTTTTTTCTCAAAAGTGTATTTGCGAATTACCTGGAAGATATTGAAACCAATACCATAAAAAGCCACTTAAAAGATGATGACCTGAAAGGCATCATTAAAATTCGAAAAAGCATTTCAGAACAATAACAATAAATAAGAATTACTATTTCCTGTGTTTTTATAGTGTTTTTTTCAGTGAAGCGAAACACGGCTAAAACACATGTTTTATTTACATTATAACCATTAAAAACGATAGTTATGAATGTAAATGAGATTTCTTTTGAAAATTTACCAAAAGCAGTTGCTCATTTGGTAAATGAAGTGGAAGAACTAAAAGTTCTTGTTGAGAAAGGTCAAACACCTATTTCACCTCAAAAACGTATCCCAATTGGCATTGAAGAGGCCTGTCGAGTCATTGGGAAAGCCAAACCTACCATTTATGCACTCGTCAG contains:
- a CDS encoding helix-turn-helix domain-containing protein gives rise to the protein MNVNEISFENLPKAVAHLVNEVEELKVLVEKGQTPISPQKRIPIGIEEACRVIGKAKPTIYALVRKHMIPCYKNGKKLYFFEDELLKWITKGKKKTLQEIEKEAEIEFKKRPKGIRR